Genomic window (Aquimarina sp. BL5):
GTTTTACTTATTTTTAAATTTCTTCTTTTTTTTCTTTTTGCTGAAAAGTCTTTTTAAGAAATTATCGCGTTTTTCTGGTTGACAATCCAAATCCTCTAAAACGTTATCAGAAGTTTTCTCAAAACTACTTTTAGTAAAAGAATCAAAATTCGGGTCTTCATTCATCTTTTGATAGAGCTTGCCAAAAATAGGTAAGGCAGAATTAGCGCCTTGCCCCTGAGCTGTGGTTTTAAATCCAATAGCATAATTATCGTTACCAACCCAAGTTACTGTAACGAGTTTTGGTGTAATTCCCACAAACCAGCCGTCTTTATTATCTTGGGTAGTACCGGTTTTTCCTGCGATCTCATTTTTAAGGCCATAGGTGGTTCTTAATCTAGTTGCAGTACCTTTATCGACTGTGGATTTCATCATTTCTAACAATACCTGTCTAGTATAATCACTAAAAGCGGGTTCTTCAATAATTTTTGGTTCGAACGAAGCTATAAGATTACCTTGTTTATCTTCTATTCTACTAATATAAAAAGGTTGGACTCCTTTAGAATTGTTTACATAACTTGCATAAGCACCTGCCAATTCTTTTATTTTGATCCCGGCTGTTCCCAATGCTATCGAGGGTTCCTCAGGAAGTTCTTCTGTGATCCCCATTTTTTTTATCTGATCAAGCACCTTAGTAACACCTACTTCACCTATAACTTTTACTGCAATTGTATTTACGGAATTACTTAAAGCAGCTTCCAGGTTGTAATTTAGATAAGGATCTTTTTCTTCAGATCCGTTTTTTGGTGTCCAATCTTTTAGGTTGGTATAAGTAACTTCTTTTAATGGAAAATAAGTACAAGGTTTCATACCGTTTTCGATAGCAGCCGTGTATACAAATGGTTTAAAAGTAGAACCTACTTGTCTTTTACTTTGGGATACGTGATCATATTTAAAATATCTATAATCAATACCTCCCAAGTATGCTCTAACTGCTCCATTAGATGGGTCAATAGCAATCATTCCAGCATTCAGGAACTTTAGATAATGTTGTAAACTATCTCTGGTAGAGACTTTTCTAGTAATATTTCCTTCCCATTCGAATAGCTCCATCTCTCTTTTGACCGAAAAAGAATCTATAATCTGTTTTTGGCTAAGACCTTGTTCTTTATATTTTTGATAAACCGGTAATTGTTTCAGTGTATTATCGATCAGATTTATATTTGTGTTCCAAGGAGCTTTTTTACCATACTCTTTTTCATATGTTTTTTGTAGACTTTGTAAATGACCTTTCATTACTTCTTCTGCCAATGATTGCATTTTATAATCTAAGGTAGTATGAACGATTAATCCGTCTTTGTATATGTCATACGCGCTGCTATCCGCTTTTTTATATTTTTTTAAGATCTCATGAAGTTCTTTTTTTACTTCTTCTCTAAAGTAAGGAGCTAACCCAAGATCATGATTAAAATATTGATAATCCAGAACAATGTTTTGATTCATTATGCGATTTGCAACATCTTGAGTGATGTATTTATATTTTGTCATTTGTTGCAAAACAACATCTCTTCTTAACTGGCTACGCTCTGGAAAAAGCCTGGGATTGTAACTATGATTAGCCTTTAAACTACCAATTAATGTACAGGCTTCTGATAATGTCAGTTCTTTAGTAGATTTACGAAAAAACTTTTGTGAAGCGCTCTCGATTCCATATGTATTGTCTGGAAATGGAACAGTGTTGAAGTATTGAGTAAGAACCTCTTCTTTGCTATATATATCTTCAATACGTTTGGCTATAATAGATTCTTTAAGTTTATTAACTACAATACTAAAAATTCCATAATCTTTTCTTCCAAAAATGTTTTTTACTAACTGAAGTGTAATTGTACTTCCGCCTCCCGAAGATTTATCTCTAAATAAAATGGTTTTAAAAAATACTCTTAACAAACTTACATTATCTACACCATCGTGTTCATAAAAACGTACGTCTTCTGTGGCAATCAAGGCATCGATTAGGTGTTTCGGAAGATCTTCATAAACTATAGGCTGTCTGTCGTAAACGAAGTATTTGCCAATTAGACGACTATTTTTATCTAGCACTTGGGTTGCTTCAGCTTGCTTTAGAGAACTTAATTCATTCTCGCTTGGAATTTTTCCCCAAAAACCAAAATAAATACTTCCATAAAAAATAATGAAAACTAAAAAAAAGCTTCCGAAGGCGATTAATGGCCCCTTAATCCATCTTTTTTGTAATAATTGATGCATCATAGTTATATGACTACTCATAACGTAAAAAATGGCCGATTATTGAGTGGATAGCTATGATATGATTTGAGAATTTACTTTTAATTTTTATGTTCATAGCGTATCAGAAAAACGATTACTTTTTTTAAAGTTTATTTCTTAAAAGTTTGATTTTTTTATTTTAAATTGTAGTAGTTAATAATGTATCGTAATATCAAAGAAAATTATTTGAGGCATACCATAGAAATTGGCTTCAAAGTGTATTGTATAAAATAACATATAATAAAATCTTTTTTACTATTTATTAGTGAAGTAACCAACTAAATCTCCGCACTATGAAAAGAGTAATTGTTGACTACAAAAAATTGAACAAAGATATTTTGAATCTATTAGTAGAAAAATTTCCTGATGGCTACTCAGATCGGGATATTATTTATTTTAAAAATCATCATAATGACAGTATTGAGGCAGTAGAGGTAAAAACCGAGGATACTATTTACTTAGTAAAAATAAGTGAACGTCTTGCCGGTGTGATGCA
Coding sequences:
- a CDS encoding transglycosylase domain-containing protein, with product MSSHITMMHQLLQKRWIKGPLIAFGSFFLVFIIFYGSIYFGFWGKIPSENELSSLKQAEATQVLDKNSRLIGKYFVYDRQPIVYEDLPKHLIDALIATEDVRFYEHDGVDNVSLLRVFFKTILFRDKSSGGGSTITLQLVKNIFGRKDYGIFSIVVNKLKESIIAKRIEDIYSKEEVLTQYFNTVPFPDNTYGIESASQKFFRKSTKELTLSEACTLIGSLKANHSYNPRLFPERSQLRRDVVLQQMTKYKYITQDVANRIMNQNIVLDYQYFNHDLGLAPYFREEVKKELHEILKKYKKADSSAYDIYKDGLIVHTTLDYKMQSLAEEVMKGHLQSLQKTYEKEYGKKAPWNTNINLIDNTLKQLPVYQKYKEQGLSQKQIIDSFSVKREMELFEWEGNITRKVSTRDSLQHYLKFLNAGMIAIDPSNGAVRAYLGGIDYRYFKYDHVSQSKRQVGSTFKPFVYTAAIENGMKPCTYFPLKEVTYTNLKDWTPKNGSEEKDPYLNYNLEAALSNSVNTIAVKVIGEVGVTKVLDQIKKMGITEELPEEPSIALGTAGIKIKELAGAYASYVNNSKGVQPFYISRIEDKQGNLIASFEPKIIEEPAFSDYTRQVLLEMMKSTVDKGTATRLRTTYGLKNEIAGKTGTTQDNKDGWFVGITPKLVTVTWVGNDNYAIGFKTTAQGQGANSALPIFGKLYQKMNEDPNFDSFTKSSFEKTSDNVLEDLDCQPEKRDNFLKRLFSKKKKKKKFKNK